The Vibrio tarriae genome includes a window with the following:
- the fieF gene encoding CDF family cation-efflux transporter FieF (FieF, a metal efflux transporter, is a member of the CDF (cation diffusion facilitator) family of transporters.) produces the protein MKKEYARLVTMAAWTATAVASLLLVVKVAAWWVTGSVSLLASLIDSVLDIAASVVNLIVLRFALQPADHEHAFGHGKAESLAALAQAMFISGSACFLILNGVDRFFRPHELNAPELGIYVSAIAMLVTFGLVLFQRYVVRKTGSQAIAADSLHYQSDLLMNAAIMIALGLSWWGLGQADAIFAIGIGLYILLSAFKMVHDAVQTLLDRKLPDEELAQIHAICLSVAGVIGMHQLRTRMSGPVRFIQLHLELDDNISLLEAHKISDRVEDKLRENFVGADVLIHQDPHSVVLEAEQRQKSQW, from the coding sequence ATGAAAAAAGAATACGCTCGTTTGGTCACCATGGCCGCTTGGACCGCGACGGCGGTAGCCTCGCTGCTCTTGGTGGTCAAAGTCGCAGCGTGGTGGGTAACAGGGTCAGTGAGCTTACTGGCGTCTTTAATCGACTCGGTACTCGATATCGCCGCCTCTGTGGTTAACCTTATCGTATTACGTTTTGCACTACAGCCCGCCGACCATGAACATGCGTTTGGGCATGGTAAAGCAGAATCGCTCGCGGCACTGGCACAAGCCATGTTTATCTCGGGCTCCGCGTGCTTTTTGATCCTCAACGGTGTCGATCGCTTTTTCCGACCCCATGAATTGAATGCTCCTGAATTAGGTATCTATGTCAGCGCCATCGCCATGTTGGTGACTTTTGGCTTAGTACTGTTTCAGCGCTATGTGGTCAGAAAAACCGGCAGCCAAGCGATTGCCGCAGACTCGCTCCATTATCAATCCGATCTGCTGATGAACGCGGCCATCATGATTGCGCTGGGGTTAAGCTGGTGGGGATTGGGTCAAGCGGATGCCATTTTTGCGATCGGTATCGGCCTCTATATCTTACTGAGCGCCTTTAAAATGGTGCATGATGCAGTGCAGACGCTGCTCGACCGTAAATTACCCGATGAAGAGTTGGCGCAAATCCATGCGATCTGCCTCAGTGTTGCAGGCGTGATTGGTATGCATCAGCTGCGTACGCGTATGTCAGGCCCGGTGCGCTTCATTCAGCTCCATTTGGAATTAGATGACAACATTTCGTTGCTTGAAGCACATAAGATCTCGGATCGGGTGGAAGATAAATTGCGAGAAAACTTTGTTGGTGCTGATGTTTTGATCCACCAAGACCCGCATTCGGTGGTGCTTGAGGCAGAGCAGCGACAAAAATCTCAATGGTGA
- the pfkA gene encoding 6-phosphofructokinase, with the protein MIKKIGVLTSGGDAPGMNAAIRGVVRTALGAGLEVYGIYDGYQGLYEDRIKQLDRSSVSDVINRGGTFLGSARFPQFREVEVREKAIENLKKHGIEALVVIGGDGSYMGAKKLTEMGFPCIGLPGTIDNDIAGTDYTIGYLTALNTVIEAIDRLRDTSSSHQRISIVEIMGRHCGDLTLTSAIAGGCEYIITPETGLNMEQLISNIKDGITKGKKHAIIALTELMMDANKLAKEIEAATGRETRATVLGHIQRGGKPTAFDRVLASRMGNYAVHLLMEGHGGRCVGIQKEQLVHHDIIDAIENMKRPVRTDLYKVAEELF; encoded by the coding sequence ATGATTAAAAAAATCGGTGTTTTGACGAGTGGTGGCGATGCCCCAGGTATGAATGCAGCTATTCGTGGCGTAGTGCGCACAGCACTTGGCGCAGGTCTAGAAGTGTATGGCATTTATGACGGTTACCAAGGTCTGTATGAAGATCGTATCAAACAGCTAGACCGCTCAAGCGTGTCTGACGTGATCAACCGTGGCGGTACTTTTTTAGGCTCTGCACGCTTCCCACAATTTCGTGAAGTTGAAGTACGTGAAAAAGCGATTGAAAACCTAAAAAAACACGGTATTGAAGCGCTGGTTGTGATCGGCGGTGATGGCTCTTACATGGGCGCAAAAAAACTGACTGAAATGGGTTTCCCTTGTATCGGCCTGCCTGGCACTATCGATAACGACATCGCGGGCACTGATTACACCATCGGTTATTTGACTGCTTTGAACACGGTTATCGAAGCGATTGACCGTCTGCGTGATACTTCTTCTTCACACCAACGTATCTCTATCGTAGAAATCATGGGTCGTCACTGTGGCGACTTGACGCTGACTTCTGCGATTGCGGGTGGCTGTGAATACATCATCACCCCTGAAACGGGGCTGAATATGGAACAGCTGATCTCTAACATCAAAGACGGTATCACCAAAGGCAAAAAGCATGCAATTATCGCACTGACTGAGCTGATGATGGATGCCAACAAGTTGGCGAAAGAGATTGAAGCGGCGACTGGCCGTGAAACTCGCGCTACCGTATTAGGCCACATCCAACGTGGTGGTAAACCTACGGCATTTGACCGTGTACTTGCATCACGCATGGGCAACTACGCTGTGCATCTATTGATGGAAGGTCACGGTGGTCGCTGTGTTGGTATCCAGAAAGAACAACTGGTTCACCACGACATCATTGATGCGATTGAAAACATGAAGCGTCCAGTGCGCACAGACCTGTACAAGGTCGCTGAAGAGCTGTTCTAA
- the glpX gene encoding class II fructose-bisphosphatase produces MKRDLAMAFSRVTEGAALAGYKWLGRGDKNAADGAAVEVMRILLNQTEISGEIVIGEGEIDEAPMLYIGEQVGLGGDAVDIAVDPIEGTRMTAMGQSNALAVLAAGEKGSFLKAPDMYMEKLVVGPGAKGCIDLHLPLKDNLNNVAKALGKPLTDLVVITLAKPRHDKVIAEMQQMGVRVFAVPDGDVAASILTCMPDSEVDMMYCIGGAPEGVVSAAVIRALDGDMQGRLLPRHQVKGDSEDNRIWGAKELERCQQMGVEAGKVLKMEDMARSDNVIFAATGITKGDLLDGISRKGNIATTETLLIRGRCRTIRRIRSIHYLERKDQQVRDIIL; encoded by the coding sequence ATGAAACGCGATTTAGCAATGGCTTTTTCCCGCGTCACCGAAGGTGCCGCACTCGCAGGCTATAAATGGTTGGGGCGTGGCGATAAAAATGCCGCCGATGGTGCTGCGGTAGAAGTGATGCGCATCCTGCTCAACCAAACGGAGATCAGCGGTGAAATTGTGATTGGTGAAGGCGAAATTGATGAAGCGCCTATGTTGTACATTGGCGAGCAAGTCGGCCTGGGGGGCGATGCGGTTGATATTGCGGTCGACCCTATCGAAGGTACTCGCATGACCGCCATGGGACAATCTAACGCGTTAGCCGTGCTTGCGGCCGGTGAAAAAGGCAGCTTCCTGAAAGCGCCAGATATGTACATGGAAAAGTTGGTGGTTGGCCCTGGCGCAAAAGGCTGCATCGATCTGCATTTGCCGCTGAAAGATAACCTAAACAATGTCGCAAAGGCACTCGGCAAACCCTTAACCGATTTAGTGGTGATCACGCTTGCTAAACCGCGCCACGACAAAGTCATCGCTGAAATGCAGCAGATGGGCGTGCGGGTGTTTGCGGTGCCGGATGGCGATGTCGCCGCGTCTATTCTGACTTGTATGCCCGATAGCGAAGTGGACATGATGTACTGCATTGGTGGTGCACCAGAAGGTGTGGTCTCAGCTGCGGTGATCCGCGCGCTGGATGGCGACATGCAAGGCCGTTTGCTGCCGCGTCACCAAGTCAAAGGCGATAGCGAAGATAACCGTATTTGGGGCGCGAAAGAACTCGAACGCTGTCAACAGATGGGCGTAGAAGCCGGTAAAGTGCTGAAAATGGAAGATATGGCACGCAGCGATAACGTGATTTTCGCGGCCACCGGCATCACCAAAGGTGACTTGCTTGATGGCATCAGTCGCAAAGGCAATATCGCGACAACAGAAACACTGCTGATCCGCGGCCGCTGCCGCACCATTCGTCGTATCCGCTCGATTCACTATCTGGAGCGTAAAGACCAACAAGTGCGCGACATCATTCTCTAA
- the zapB gene encoding cell division protein ZapB: protein MSFEVLEKLEAKIQTAVDTIALLQMEVEELKEEKQQLQNEAQELREACEVLEQRAQQVQQEHAAWQERIRSLLGKMEDVE, encoded by the coding sequence ATGTCTTTTGAAGTATTAGAAAAACTGGAAGCGAAAATTCAAACTGCAGTCGACACCATTGCACTGCTGCAAATGGAAGTTGAAGAGCTCAAAGAAGAAAAACAACAGCTGCAAAATGAAGCGCAAGAGCTGCGTGAAGCGTGTGAAGTGCTTGAGCAACGTGCACAGCAAGTTCAGCAAGAGCATGCGGCATGGCAAGAGCGCATCCGTAGCCTGCTGGGCAAAATGGAAGATGTGGAGTAA
- the metF gene encoding methylenetetrahydrofolate reductase, with translation MGYTHAGHIDALNQNIAELSDINVSFEFFPPSSPQMEETLWGSVHRLKTLQPKFVSVTYGANSGERDRTHSIIKAIKDQTGLIAAPHLTCIDATRDELIQIADDYWHNGIQNIVALRGDIPAGGGKPEMYASDLVTLLKSRHDFDISVAAFPEVHPEAKSAQADLLNLKRKVDAGANRAITQFFFDVESYLRFRDRCVAAGIGVEIVPGILPVSNFKQASRFAAQNNVKVPNWMVKQFEGLEDDPVTRQLVGASQAIDMVRVLCREGVKDFHFYTLNRAEMTYALCHTLGVRPQA, from the coding sequence ATGGGATACACACACGCTGGCCATATCGACGCATTAAACCAGAACATTGCGGAACTTTCCGACATCAATGTTTCGTTTGAGTTTTTTCCACCCAGTTCACCACAAATGGAAGAAACGCTTTGGGGCTCAGTACACCGTCTGAAAACACTCCAACCGAAATTTGTTTCGGTGACTTATGGTGCCAACTCTGGTGAACGTGACCGCACTCACTCGATCATCAAAGCGATCAAAGATCAAACCGGTTTGATTGCCGCACCGCACTTGACCTGCATTGATGCCACTCGTGATGAGCTGATTCAAATTGCTGATGACTACTGGCATAACGGCATCCAGAATATTGTGGCGCTACGTGGTGATATCCCTGCTGGCGGTGGTAAGCCAGAGATGTACGCCTCCGATCTAGTGACGCTGCTCAAGTCACGCCACGATTTTGATATTTCCGTGGCCGCCTTCCCTGAAGTGCACCCTGAAGCGAAAAGCGCGCAAGCGGATCTGCTCAATTTAAAACGTAAAGTCGATGCGGGTGCGAATCGTGCCATCACGCAGTTTTTCTTTGATGTAGAGAGTTACCTGCGTTTTCGTGATCGCTGTGTGGCTGCAGGCATTGGTGTAGAAATCGTTCCTGGCATTCTGCCGGTTTCTAACTTTAAACAAGCGTCGCGCTTCGCTGCGCAAAACAACGTCAAAGTTCCGAATTGGATGGTGAAGCAGTTTGAAGGATTAGAAGACGATCCTGTGACTCGCCAGTTGGTAGGTGCAAGCCAAGCCATTGATATGGTGCGCGTGCTGTGCCGCGAAGGGGTAAAAGATTTCCACTTCTACACGCTGAACCGTGCCGAAATGACTTACGCGTTATGCCACACCTTAGGCGTGCGCCCGCAAGCGTAA
- a CDS encoding bifunctional aspartate kinase/homoserine dehydrogenase II: MTHPRQLHKFGGSSLADPECYLRVAKILKSYSKSDDLVVVSAAGKTTNRLISVVEALNNDGRAAHETLHALRQYQSDLITKLLTADAAEPLLHQLQQEISVLGELTAPLSKAQYAWVLGHGELWSARLLAALLNEQDLPAVAQDARAFLRAEAGTQPEVDRARSYPLLKAILTQHTQRRVVITGFMAQNEQGDTVLLGRNGSDYSATVIGALAEVSRVTIWSDVAGVYSADPRIVSDACLLPLLRLDEANELARLAAPVLHSRTLQPVAQSTMELHLRCSHQPESGSTRIERVLASGRGAKIITSLDDVLLIELSFAHHHDFQRLQEDVLQHLLRVQLQPLTYEAQPDQYRLRLAYTAEIAPGAFAALQDAAFEAEIKLKEGYDLIAAVGAGVTKNPNHCYGFYQQLNTLPVEFISASESSLSLVAVLRQTPIHSLVNAIHKQLFQAQKRVAIALCGKGNIGSSWLKLFAEQKEKLEQRHGMNFELVAVVDSQTYWFNEQGIDPTHVPTHFQDESLPNQDQIWLKKLGALEGYDEAIVIDVTASEELAEQYLEIAEQGLHLISANKVAGSAAGNYYYQVKDAFHKIGRHWLYNATVGAGLPINHTVRDLRESGDDIMALSGIFSGTLSWLFQQYDGSLPFSELVDLAWQQGLTEPDPRCDLDGSDVMRKLVILARESGLEIEPQNVKVESLVPAELRSVSLDDFLDNSKLLNEQLAERLARAQKQGKVLRYVARLEKNGKASVGVEALEQDHPLANLLPCDNIFAIESKWYRDNPLVIRGPGAGREVTAGAIQSDLNLLASLL; the protein is encoded by the coding sequence ATGACTCATCCCCGTCAACTGCACAAATTTGGTGGTAGTAGCCTTGCCGACCCAGAGTGTTATCTGCGTGTCGCGAAAATTCTAAAAAGTTATTCCAAGAGTGATGATTTGGTGGTGGTTTCTGCGGCTGGCAAAACCACTAACCGCTTGATCAGTGTTGTCGAAGCCCTCAACAATGATGGCCGAGCCGCCCATGAAACTCTGCACGCACTGCGCCAATATCAGTCCGATTTGATCACCAAACTACTGACCGCGGATGCAGCTGAACCACTGCTCCATCAACTACAACAAGAGATCAGCGTGTTAGGCGAACTCACCGCTCCTCTTAGCAAGGCGCAATACGCTTGGGTTTTGGGGCATGGTGAGCTGTGGTCAGCCCGCCTGCTCGCCGCATTGTTGAATGAGCAAGACTTACCAGCCGTCGCGCAAGATGCACGGGCATTTTTACGTGCCGAAGCAGGCACACAGCCAGAAGTGGATCGCGCTCGCTCTTATCCGCTACTGAAAGCCATATTGACCCAACATACCCAGCGCCGTGTGGTGATCACCGGTTTTATGGCGCAAAACGAACAGGGCGATACTGTCCTGCTCGGTCGTAATGGTTCCGATTATTCCGCAACCGTGATTGGTGCACTGGCTGAAGTGTCACGCGTGACCATTTGGAGTGATGTGGCAGGCGTGTACAGCGCCGATCCGCGCATTGTCAGCGATGCGTGTTTGCTGCCACTGCTGAGGCTCGATGAAGCCAATGAACTGGCTCGCTTGGCAGCGCCAGTGCTACACAGCCGCACATTACAACCTGTGGCACAGAGCACTATGGAACTTCACTTGCGTTGCAGCCACCAACCGGAATCGGGTTCTACCCGTATTGAGCGCGTACTCGCATCCGGGCGCGGCGCGAAAATCATTACTTCGCTCGATGATGTGCTGCTGATTGAGCTGAGCTTTGCTCATCACCATGATTTCCAACGCTTGCAAGAAGATGTGTTACAGCACTTGCTGCGCGTGCAGCTGCAACCGCTGACTTATGAAGCCCAGCCCGATCAATACCGTTTACGTTTAGCTTACACGGCAGAAATTGCCCCCGGCGCGTTTGCAGCGTTGCAAGATGCCGCTTTCGAAGCGGAAATCAAACTCAAAGAAGGCTATGACCTGATTGCCGCTGTTGGTGCGGGCGTCACCAAAAACCCGAACCACTGTTATGGTTTCTACCAGCAGCTGAATACCTTGCCAGTCGAATTTATCAGCGCATCGGAATCAAGCCTCAGTTTGGTCGCAGTGCTGCGCCAAACACCGATTCATTCATTGGTTAACGCGATTCATAAACAGCTCTTTCAAGCTCAAAAACGCGTGGCGATTGCGCTGTGCGGTAAAGGCAATATTGGCTCCAGCTGGCTCAAACTGTTTGCTGAACAAAAAGAGAAATTGGAGCAACGCCACGGCATGAATTTTGAGTTGGTTGCGGTGGTCGATAGCCAAACCTATTGGTTTAATGAACAAGGCATCGACCCGACGCATGTTCCAACGCATTTCCAAGATGAATCGCTCCCCAATCAAGATCAAATCTGGTTGAAAAAGCTCGGTGCATTAGAAGGTTATGATGAAGCTATCGTCATTGATGTCACCGCCAGCGAAGAGTTAGCCGAGCAGTATCTTGAGATTGCCGAACAAGGCTTGCACCTGATTTCCGCCAACAAAGTGGCAGGCTCGGCTGCGGGCAATTACTACTATCAAGTTAAAGATGCCTTCCACAAGATTGGCCGCCACTGGCTCTATAACGCCACGGTAGGCGCAGGCTTGCCAATTAACCATACAGTGCGCGACCTACGTGAAAGTGGCGATGACATCATGGCGTTATCGGGGATTTTCTCCGGCACACTCTCATGGTTATTCCAACAATACGATGGCAGTTTGCCGTTCAGTGAACTGGTCGATTTAGCGTGGCAACAAGGTTTGACCGAACCCGATCCGCGCTGCGATCTCGATGGTTCAGACGTGATGCGTAAATTGGTGATCTTGGCGCGTGAATCTGGCCTTGAGATTGAGCCGCAGAATGTCAAAGTAGAATCATTGGTACCTGCCGAGCTGCGTTCTGTATCGCTGGATGATTTTCTCGATAACAGCAAACTGCTCAACGAGCAGCTCGCCGAGCGCCTCGCCCGTGCGCAAAAGCAAGGCAAGGTACTGCGCTACGTGGCAAGGCTAGAAAAAAATGGCAAGGCCAGTGTCGGCGTCGAAGCGCTTGAGCAAGATCACCCACTGGCCAACTTACTCCCATGCGACAACATCTTTGCGATTGAGAGCAAATGGTATCGCGATAACCCGCTGGTGATCCGCGGCCCTGGCGCAGGGCGCGAAGTAACCGCCGGTGCGATTCAGTCAGATTTGAATCTGCTCGCGAGCCTACTCTAA
- a CDS encoding O-succinylhomoserine (thiol)-lyase, which produces MTTRKPATIAVRTGIESDTQYHAVVPPIYLSTNYGFPAFGEVPKYDYTRSGNPNRGLLEQTLYELECGEGAIVTNCGTSAINLWVTALLGPDDLIVAPHDCYGGTYRLLNTRAKKGDFKVQFVDQSNAAALTQALARKPKLLLIETPSNPLVRVVDIAHLCQLAKAQGTLVAVDNTFLTPVFQKPLTLGADFVLHSTTKYINGHSDVIGGVLICKNKQHAEELAWWGNCLGSTGTPFDSYMTLRGIRTLGARMRVHEESAQQILAYLQTQPLVGKIYHPSLPEHPGHEIAKKQQSGFGAMLSFEFAGSFEQLKLFVGKLALFSLAESLGGVESLICHPASMTHRAMGEEALAEAGISQQLLRLSVGLEDASDLIADLDQAFLQTLAAN; this is translated from the coding sequence ATGACCACACGCAAGCCAGCCACCATTGCGGTTCGTACCGGGATTGAATCGGATACTCAATACCATGCGGTTGTACCTCCCATTTATCTTTCGACCAACTATGGGTTTCCCGCATTTGGCGAAGTGCCTAAATACGATTACACCCGCTCAGGTAACCCAAACCGAGGCCTGTTAGAACAAACCTTATATGAGCTTGAATGTGGAGAAGGCGCCATAGTGACCAACTGCGGAACCTCTGCGATCAACTTATGGGTCACCGCCTTGTTAGGCCCTGATGACCTGATTGTCGCGCCGCACGACTGCTATGGCGGTACTTATCGCTTGCTCAACACCCGCGCTAAAAAAGGCGATTTCAAAGTGCAGTTTGTCGATCAATCCAACGCAGCCGCACTCACCCAAGCTTTAGCCCGCAAACCCAAGCTGCTGCTGATTGAAACCCCTTCCAATCCTTTAGTGCGTGTGGTGGACATCGCTCATCTTTGTCAGTTAGCCAAAGCGCAAGGCACGTTGGTGGCGGTCGATAACACCTTTTTGACTCCGGTATTCCAAAAACCGCTCACCTTAGGCGCGGATTTTGTGCTGCACTCCACCACCAAATACATTAACGGTCATTCAGATGTGATTGGCGGCGTGTTGATCTGTAAAAACAAGCAACATGCAGAAGAGCTGGCTTGGTGGGGCAACTGTTTAGGCTCAACCGGCACCCCATTTGATAGCTACATGACCTTGCGTGGCATTCGTACCTTAGGCGCGCGGATGCGCGTGCATGAAGAGAGTGCGCAGCAGATCTTGGCGTATCTACAAACCCAGCCCTTGGTTGGCAAAATTTATCATCCAAGCCTGCCCGAGCATCCAGGCCATGAGATTGCCAAAAAGCAGCAATCTGGCTTTGGCGCTATGCTCAGTTTCGAGTTTGCAGGTAGTTTTGAACAGCTGAAATTGTTTGTGGGCAAGTTGGCGCTGTTTTCACTGGCTGAATCGCTCGGGGGGGTAGAAAGCCTTATCTGCCATCCAGCGTCTATGACTCACCGTGCGATGGGCGAAGAAGCGTTAGCCGAAGCGGGAATTTCCCAGCAGTTGCTGCGTCTTTCCGTCGGTCTTGAAGATGCTTCCGATCTGATTGCCGATCTTGACCAAGCCTTTTTACAAACTCTTGCCGCGAATTAA
- the metJ gene encoding met regulon transcriptional regulator MetJ, with protein sequence MADWNGEYISPYAEHGKKSELVKKITVSIPLKVLKVLTDERTRRQVNNLRHATNSELLCEAFLHAYTGQPLPTDEDLRKDRPDDIPAEAKRLMTEMGIEFESYDE encoded by the coding sequence ATGGCAGACTGGAATGGCGAATACATCAGCCCCTATGCAGAGCATGGGAAAAAGAGCGAGTTGGTAAAAAAAATCACGGTATCCATTCCGCTGAAAGTTCTCAAAGTGCTAACGGATGAGAGAACACGCCGTCAAGTCAATAATTTACGTCATGCTACCAATAGTGAGTTACTGTGCGAAGCCTTCTTGCATGCTTATACCGGTCAGCCGCTGCCGACGGACGAAGACCTACGTAAAGATCGCCCTGATGATATTCCTGCCGAAGCCAAACGTTTGATGACCGAAATGGGGATTGAGTTCGAATCTTACGATGAGTAA
- a CDS encoding malic enzyme-like NAD(P)-binding protein has product MSDDNRLNPTPEEQFRQRALDYHAYPTAGKIGIALTKPADSAADLALAYSPGVAEPVREIAQNVDNVYKYTAKGNTVAVISNGTAILGLGNLGPMASKPVMEGKALLFKRFAGLDSIDIEVKHRTIDEFIDTVANIADTFGGINLEDIKAPDCFEIERRLIERCDVPVFHDDQHGTAIVTAAGMLNALELQGKQLKDCIIVCLGAGAAAVACMELLIKCGAMREKIYMLDRKGVIHTRRDDLNEYKALFANNTDKRTLEDVIAGADLFLGVSGPNLLPADALKLMADKPVVFACSNPDPEIKPEIAHQVRNDMIMGTGRSDYPNQVNNVLCFPFIFRGALDVRASEINDQMKLAAVEAIRQLAKEPVPAEVLAAAGVDKLSFGIDYIIPKPMDPRLLPRVARAVAEAAVESGVARISMPENYMQA; this is encoded by the coding sequence ATGTCCGATGACAATCGCCTCAACCCAACGCCTGAAGAACAATTTCGCCAACGTGCTCTGGATTACCATGCTTACCCAACCGCGGGCAAAATTGGTATTGCACTGACTAAGCCAGCCGATTCTGCTGCCGATCTGGCTCTGGCTTATAGCCCAGGTGTAGCTGAGCCAGTGCGTGAAATCGCGCAAAACGTTGACAATGTGTATAAGTACACCGCGAAAGGCAACACGGTGGCCGTGATCTCTAACGGCACCGCAATTTTAGGATTGGGAAATTTAGGCCCGATGGCCTCTAAGCCTGTCATGGAAGGTAAGGCACTGCTGTTTAAACGCTTCGCTGGATTGGATTCGATTGATATTGAAGTAAAACACCGCACGATCGACGAATTTATCGATACTGTCGCTAACATTGCTGATACTTTCGGCGGCATCAACTTAGAAGATATCAAAGCCCCAGACTGCTTTGAAATTGAGCGCCGCCTGATTGAGCGTTGTGATGTCCCTGTATTCCACGATGACCAACATGGTACCGCGATTGTCACCGCGGCTGGTATGCTTAACGCTCTTGAGCTGCAAGGTAAACAACTGAAAGACTGTATTATCGTCTGCCTTGGGGCGGGTGCCGCAGCGGTGGCGTGTATGGAGCTACTGATCAAATGCGGTGCAATGCGTGAGAAGATCTACATGCTGGATCGCAAAGGTGTGATCCACACGCGCCGTGATGACCTCAATGAATACAAAGCTCTGTTTGCGAACAATACCGACAAGCGTACGCTGGAAGATGTGATTGCGGGAGCGGATCTATTCTTGGGCGTTTCAGGTCCTAACCTGCTGCCAGCGGATGCCCTGAAACTGATGGCCGATAAGCCCGTGGTATTTGCTTGCTCCAACCCAGATCCTGAAATCAAACCAGAAATTGCTCATCAAGTCCGTAACGACATGATCATGGGGACTGGTCGCAGCGACTATCCAAACCAAGTTAACAACGTGCTCTGTTTCCCGTTCATTTTCCGTGGAGCACTCGATGTACGCGCCAGCGAAATCAATGATCAGATGAAACTGGCTGCAGTAGAGGCGATTCGCCAACTGGCGAAAGAGCCTGTACCAGCAGAAGTGCTGGCAGCTGCTGGAGTGGATAAGCTCAGTTTCGGTATTGATTACATCATTCCGAAACCGATGGACCCACGCCTATTACCACGCGTAGCACGCGCAGTCGCGGAAGCAGCAGTAGAATCAGGCGTTGCTCGTATCTCAATGCCAGAAAACTACATGCAGGCTTAA
- the rpmE gene encoding 50S ribosomal protein L31, translating into MKAGIHPEYKAVNATCSCGNSFVFNSTLGKDTMHLDVCDKCHPFYSGKQRIVDTGGRVERFNKRFGALSAKK; encoded by the coding sequence ATGAAAGCTGGTATCCACCCAGAATACAAAGCAGTAAACGCAACTTGTTCTTGCGGCAACTCTTTCGTTTTCAACTCTACTCTAGGTAAAGACACAATGCACCTAGACGTATGTGACAAGTGCCACCCATTCTACTCTGGTAAGCAACGTATCGTTGACACCGGTGGTCGTGTTGAGCGCTTCAACAAGCGTTTCGGCGCACTGTCTGCGAAGAAGTAA